The following are encoded together in the Streptomyces sp. NBC_00358 genome:
- a CDS encoding SCO6880 family protein, whose product MSTDAMTRPTYGNWRRPRRPGLGPLGLLGTVVAFGGLLVALLASLVSLSAAIVVLVPVGLFLAPLALRTVDGRNVYQVLAIRVGWTRRKANGSHTYLSGPLSRRPGGRYQPPGLLARTRMYEGRDAYNRSFGVLHHPGRGLYTVVLACEPDGGSLVDPAQVDIWVASWGDWLARLSHEPGLRGAQVVVETAPDTGTRLAAEVLPRIAPDAPAAARAVMEEVVERYPSASSEMHTYIALTYGPTGGPKRGTDEIVTDLSMRLPGLLSGLVAAGGGSAYPLAADRLAEIVRVAYDPAIAPAVLSARAEHAETGVEWGDAGPAAAVETVTAYKHDSGVSRTWMLTLAPRGTVRSSVLRGLLEPAPGTRRKRVSLIYRPIDPATSARIVESDRRTAHFMAGSRRGLVQARASSEMQAAEQTAAEEAAGAGLVEFSLMVTVTVDDEEHLQDAGITVRNLQASSRILMRPADRMQASAFTCTLPVGLLPWEHTLVPYQIREAL is encoded by the coding sequence ATGTCCACCGACGCCATGACGCGTCCCACGTACGGGAACTGGCGCAGGCCCCGCCGTCCCGGGCTCGGTCCGCTGGGTCTGCTCGGTACCGTCGTCGCCTTCGGCGGACTGCTGGTGGCGCTGCTGGCGTCGCTGGTCTCGCTGTCCGCCGCGATCGTCGTCCTGGTGCCGGTCGGGCTCTTCCTCGCCCCGCTGGCGCTGCGCACGGTCGACGGCCGCAACGTCTACCAGGTCCTCGCGATCCGCGTCGGCTGGACGCGGCGCAAGGCCAACGGCTCGCACACCTACCTCTCCGGGCCGCTGTCCCGGCGCCCCGGCGGCCGCTACCAGCCGCCAGGGCTGCTGGCGCGCACCCGGATGTACGAGGGCCGCGACGCCTACAACCGTTCCTTCGGCGTGCTGCACCACCCGGGCCGCGGCCTGTACACCGTGGTGCTGGCCTGTGAGCCGGACGGCGGTTCGCTGGTCGACCCCGCCCAGGTCGACATCTGGGTGGCCTCCTGGGGCGACTGGCTGGCGCGGCTCTCGCACGAGCCCGGCCTGCGCGGCGCCCAGGTGGTCGTGGAGACCGCCCCCGACACCGGGACCCGGCTCGCGGCCGAGGTGCTCCCCCGGATCGCGCCGGACGCGCCGGCCGCCGCGCGGGCCGTGATGGAGGAGGTCGTCGAGCGCTATCCGTCGGCGTCCTCCGAGATGCACACGTACATCGCCCTGACCTACGGACCGACGGGCGGGCCCAAGCGCGGCACGGACGAGATCGTCACCGATCTGTCGATGCGGCTGCCCGGACTGCTGTCCGGGCTGGTCGCGGCGGGCGGCGGCAGCGCCTATCCGCTGGCCGCCGACCGGCTCGCCGAGATCGTCCGGGTGGCGTACGACCCCGCCATCGCGCCCGCCGTGCTCAGCGCCCGCGCCGAGCACGCCGAGACCGGGGTGGAGTGGGGCGACGCGGGTCCGGCCGCGGCCGTCGAGACCGTCACCGCGTACAAGCACGACTCGGGTGTCTCGCGCACCTGGATGCTGACGCTCGCGCCGCGCGGCACGGTCCGCTCCAGTGTCCTGCGCGGACTCCTGGAGCCGGCCCCGGGCACCCGGCGCAAGCGGGTCTCCCTGATCTACCGTCCCATCGACCCGGCGACCTCCGCGCGCATCGTCGAGTCCGACCGGCGCACCGCGCACTTCATGGCGGGCTCACGGCGCGGTCTCGTCCAGGCGCGGGCCAGTTCGGAGATGCAGGCCGCCGAGCAGACCGCGGCCGAGGAGGCGGCGGGTGCCGGGCTGGTGGAGTTCTCGCTGATGGTGACGGTCACCGTGGACGACGAGGAGCACTTGCAGGACGCGGGCATCACCGTGCGCAACCTCCAGGCCTCGTCCCGCATCCTGATGCGCCCCGCGGACCGGATGCAGGCCTCGGCCTTCACCTGCACGCTGCCGGTCGGCCTGCTCCCGTGGGAGCACACGCTCGTTCCGTACCAGATCAGGGAGGCGCTGTGA
- a CDS encoding LolA family protein: protein MAPYESDDSVRAAEADDADDLRAGRRKAARYVVPVAVVGVAAVTIGLVPALADSGDPDLPKITAQQLIEKIAKSDVQQLSGTVKISTDLGLPDLGGLESGLLSGAAGSHGGSSADPQSKLLELASGTHTLRVAADGPDKGKVSLLDNAAEYSVIHDGKDVWGYDSKSNEVYHATSAESGRADEGTKGKAPRDVPATPKDFADEALKSVDDTTSVTVDGTAHVAGRDAYKLLIKPRQSGSTVGAISIAVDAKTGLPLKFTLTPASGGAAVVDAGFTQVDFARPAASTFAFTPPKGAKVTEGGESKGAKSGESKGAKGDGPKRLDKTLPKGHEGTAKGLDGLKTIGKGWNSIAVFSTGGKGMPSGASGKTGNSNVDGFLNSLGDHVTGKFGSGTVFSTRLVNALITDDGKVYAGAVTKAALVKAADAAR, encoded by the coding sequence ATGGCACCGTACGAATCCGACGACAGCGTGAGGGCCGCAGAGGCCGACGACGCCGACGACCTGCGGGCCGGGCGACGCAAGGCCGCACGGTACGTCGTTCCGGTCGCGGTGGTGGGGGTCGCGGCGGTGACGATCGGGCTCGTCCCGGCGCTCGCCGACTCCGGGGACCCCGACCTGCCGAAGATCACCGCTCAGCAACTCATCGAGAAGATCGCCAAGTCGGACGTCCAGCAGCTGTCCGGCACCGTGAAGATCAGCACCGACCTCGGACTGCCCGACCTGGGCGGCCTGGAGAGCGGCCTCCTGTCCGGAGCCGCCGGGAGCCACGGCGGCTCCTCCGCCGACCCGCAGTCCAAGCTGCTCGAACTGGCCTCGGGCACGCATACGCTGCGGGTCGCGGCCGACGGCCCGGACAAGGGCAAGGTCTCCCTGCTGGACAACGCCGCCGAGTACAGCGTCATCCACGACGGCAAGGACGTGTGGGGGTACGACAGCAAGTCGAACGAGGTCTACCACGCGACGTCCGCCGAGTCCGGGCGTGCCGACGAGGGCACCAAGGGGAAGGCGCCGCGGGATGTCCCGGCCACTCCCAAGGACTTCGCCGACGAGGCCCTCAAGTCCGTGGACGACACGACCTCCGTGACCGTCGACGGCACCGCCCATGTCGCGGGCCGCGACGCCTACAAGCTGCTCATCAAGCCCAGGCAGTCCGGTTCCACGGTCGGCGCGATCAGCATCGCGGTGGACGCGAAGACGGGGCTGCCGCTGAAGTTCACGCTGACCCCGGCGAGCGGTGGCGCGGCCGTCGTGGACGCGGGCTTCACCCAGGTGGACTTCGCACGGCCGGCCGCGTCCACGTTCGCCTTCACCCCGCCGAAGGGCGCGAAGGTCACCGAGGGCGGCGAGTCGAAGGGCGCGAAGAGCGGCGAGTCGAAGGGAGCGAAGGGCGACGGACCGAAGCGCCTGGACAAGACGCTGCCGAAGGGCCACGAGGGAACGGCCAAGGGCCTCGACGGTCTGAAGACCATCGGCAAGGGCTGGAACTCCATCGCCGTGTTCAGCACCGGTGGCAAGGGCATGCCGTCCGGCGCGTCCGGCAAGACCGGCAACAGCAACGTCGACGGCTTCCTGAACTCCCTCGGCGACCACGTCACCGGCAAGTTCGGCTCGGGTACGGTCTTCTCGACCCGCCTGGTCAACGCGCTGATCACGGACGACGGCAAGGTGTACGCCGGTGCCGTCACCAAGGCCGCGCTGGTCAAGGCGGCCGACGCGGCCCGGTAG
- a CDS encoding peptidoglycan DD-metalloendopeptidase family protein, translated as MTWVVGGCLAAVIMPLVMMVAVSGASSEEDPGPGGGGGLKDGAVPQSYVPWVLKAGALCDVIKPAVIAAQIEAESGWNPDARSPVGAEGLSQFMPGTWPNWGRDDDGNGRASPFDPGDAIMAQGRYDCALAKTVEGYKNRGEASGETLDLALAAYNAGPGAVHQYHGMPPYTETQNYVARIKSLIPKYESVDDPPGRIPDGQRMAMPIAGNPPVTSPFGMRMHPILHVYKLHTGIDFGAALGTPFRAARDGTVTFAGWSNGYGNRVVISHGTIGGDRVSTTYNHMRSLSVSVGQHVRVGQKVGEVGSTGLSTGPHAHFEVQVNGKYVDPAPWLGLK; from the coding sequence ATGACCTGGGTGGTCGGCGGCTGTCTCGCCGCGGTGATCATGCCGCTGGTCATGATGGTCGCGGTGAGCGGGGCGTCGAGCGAGGAGGATCCGGGGCCGGGTGGGGGCGGCGGGCTGAAGGACGGTGCCGTACCTCAGAGTTACGTGCCCTGGGTGCTCAAGGCGGGGGCCCTGTGCGATGTCATCAAGCCGGCGGTCATCGCCGCGCAGATCGAGGCGGAGTCGGGCTGGAACCCCGACGCCCGGTCTCCGGTCGGCGCCGAAGGGCTGTCGCAGTTCATGCCGGGGACCTGGCCGAACTGGGGCAGGGACGACGACGGCAACGGCCGGGCCTCACCATTCGATCCCGGTGACGCGATCATGGCCCAGGGCCGTTACGACTGTGCCCTCGCCAAGACGGTCGAGGGATACAAGAACCGCGGCGAGGCGAGCGGCGAGACCCTCGACCTCGCCCTCGCGGCCTACAACGCGGGGCCGGGCGCGGTGCACCAGTACCACGGCATGCCCCCGTACACCGAGACCCAGAACTACGTCGCCCGTATCAAGTCCCTGATCCCCAAGTACGAGTCGGTGGACGATCCGCCGGGCAGGATCCCCGACGGGCAGCGGATGGCGATGCCGATCGCCGGCAACCCGCCCGTCACCTCGCCGTTCGGCATGCGCATGCACCCGATCCTGCACGTCTACAAGCTGCACACCGGCATCGACTTCGGGGCCGCGTTGGGTACGCCCTTCAGGGCGGCCCGGGACGGCACGGTCACCTTCGCGGGCTGGTCCAACGGTTACGGCAACCGGGTGGTCATCTCCCACGGGACCATCGGCGGCGACCGCGTCTCGACCACCTACAACCACATGCGCAGCCTCAGCGTGAGCGTCGGCCAGCACGTGCGGGTCGGACAGAAGGTCGGCGAGGTGGGTTCCACCGGCCTCTCGACCGGACCGCACGCGCACTTCGAGGTCCAGGTGAACGGCAAGTACGTGGATCCGGCACCCTGGCTGGGGCTGAAATGA
- a CDS encoding ABC transporter permease, with translation MRAGATAEQRPERVPSPFWTLGLFRNELVTTFRRWRTIALLGVLAAVPVLIGIAVRIETGGGPDGGRDGGGGPAFIAQITNNGLFMVFTALAATLPFFLPMAIGVIAGDAIAGEANSGTLRYLLVAPAGRTRLLLTKYATTMTFCLVATLVVAVSALTVGALLFPLGELTTISGTRITFTEGLGRALLIALVVAASLTGVAALGLFVSTLTNSGIAAMATTVGLLITVQILDQIPQLHALQPYFFSHYWLSFADLMRDPVYWDDLVHNLGLQGLYVAVFGSAAWARFTAKDITA, from the coding sequence ATGCGTGCGGGAGCGACGGCGGAGCAGAGGCCAGAGCGGGTGCCGAGCCCGTTCTGGACACTGGGACTCTTCCGCAACGAACTCGTCACCACCTTCCGCCGCTGGCGGACGATCGCCCTGCTCGGTGTGCTGGCGGCCGTGCCGGTCCTCATCGGCATCGCCGTCAGGATCGAGACGGGAGGCGGCCCGGACGGGGGCCGCGATGGCGGCGGGGGCCCCGCGTTCATCGCGCAGATCACCAACAACGGCCTGTTCATGGTGTTCACCGCGCTGGCCGCGACCCTCCCGTTCTTCCTGCCGATGGCGATCGGCGTCATCGCGGGCGACGCGATCGCCGGCGAGGCCAACTCCGGCACCCTGCGCTATCTCCTCGTCGCGCCCGCCGGGCGCACCCGGCTGCTGCTCACGAAATACGCGACGACGATGACGTTCTGTCTGGTCGCGACCCTGGTGGTGGCGGTATCGGCGCTGACCGTCGGCGCCCTGCTGTTCCCGCTGGGTGAGCTGACCACCATCTCCGGAACCCGCATCACCTTCACGGAGGGACTCGGCCGCGCGCTGCTCATCGCCCTCGTCGTCGCCGCGTCACTGACCGGCGTCGCCGCGCTCGGCCTGTTCGTCTCCACTCTCACCAACAGCGGCATCGCGGCCATGGCGACGACGGTCGGCCTCCTCATCACCGTCCAGATCCTCGACCAGATCCCCCAACTGCACGCGCTCCAGCCCTATTTCTTCTCCCACTACTGGCTGTCCTTCGCCGACCTCATGCGCGACCCCGTCTACTGGGACGACCTGGTCCACAACCTCGGCCTTCAAGGGCTGTACGTCGCCGTGTTCGGGTCGGCGGCCTGGGCGAGGTTCACGGCCAAGGACATCACCGCGTAG
- a CDS encoding DUF4913 domain-containing protein gives MTTAAAEREPAAGPPFILCLDGPEYAEEMSRLAIWVSDLLLPVYGREVTSQQPWCPRWWEHPEAVARLHGLWLAWQEHTDPAAGGSAPAVWHRDHLGAVLAELRAPGGPFAGCKAGSHRPKTPPAVESYEDAVAASRQPDPDPDQDPDPYETSLW, from the coding sequence ATGACGACCGCCGCAGCCGAGCGGGAGCCCGCCGCCGGTCCTCCTTTCATCCTGTGTCTCGACGGCCCCGAGTACGCCGAGGAGATGAGTCGACTGGCCATCTGGGTCAGCGACCTGCTCCTCCCCGTCTACGGCCGTGAGGTCACCTCGCAACAGCCCTGGTGCCCCCGCTGGTGGGAACACCCGGAGGCCGTCGCCCGACTGCACGGACTGTGGCTGGCCTGGCAGGAGCACACCGACCCGGCGGCGGGCGGATCCGCACCCGCCGTCTGGCACCGCGACCACCTCGGCGCCGTGCTGGCGGAACTCCGGGCCCCCGGTGGTCCGTTCGCGGGATGCAAGGCGGGCAGCCACCGCCCGAAGACGCCGCCCGCGGTCGAGTCGTACGAGGACGCGGTCGCCGCGTCCCGGCAGCCCGACCCGGACCCCGACCAGGACCCCGACCCGTACGAGACCAGTCTCTGGTAG
- a CDS encoding ATP/GTP-binding protein, which yields MSRQSTRRVPGIPATAPPRGWYGPAGGQVGHVDPPALWRATTVQACGLWPFAAGSGAPMTGVPLGQHLHTGATVCGDPISWFTRARYISNPSLFMLGMPGLGKSTLVNRMLIGMSATGITPLVLGDLKPDYADTVRALGGQVISIGRGVGGINVLDPGAMGEAAARIGGERGRILAAEAHGRVLNMVAALITIVRGRPMDDHEQSVLSACLHHLAERTKPGRAPILPDLLNVLDEGPDRVRAVTLDRGDVARYQEAVDPLHRSLLGVLDGPLGDTFATETSTRIDPDAPAVCVDISRIGEADTQLTAAAMLAAWSDGLGTVAAAHALADAGLAPQRWFFTVLDELWRPLRAASGIVERIDALTRLNRSLGLGDAKITHTLKDAEALGSESDRAKARGFVERAGMVVCAGLPRSEMRELGEIVGMSEREIELVSSWSSPPGWASSGGNEEPPGRGRFLIKVGGRPGIPIKVSITDTERALHNTNTRWSEAGKPSLHKNPGAHSSQFGGSSSPSGV from the coding sequence GTGAGCAGGCAGTCGACGCGGAGGGTTCCGGGGATTCCGGCCACCGCCCCGCCCCGCGGCTGGTACGGCCCCGCGGGCGGCCAGGTCGGGCATGTCGACCCGCCCGCGCTGTGGCGCGCGACCACCGTGCAGGCCTGCGGGCTCTGGCCGTTCGCGGCCGGCTCCGGCGCGCCGATGACCGGAGTGCCGCTCGGCCAGCACCTGCACACCGGGGCGACGGTCTGCGGCGACCCCATCTCCTGGTTCACCAGGGCCCGTTACATCTCCAACCCGTCGCTCTTCATGCTGGGCATGCCCGGCCTCGGCAAGTCGACCCTGGTCAACCGCATGCTGATCGGGATGTCCGCGACCGGCATCACACCGCTGGTCCTCGGCGACCTGAAGCCCGACTACGCCGACACCGTACGGGCGTTGGGCGGCCAGGTGATCTCCATCGGGCGCGGGGTCGGCGGCATCAACGTCCTCGACCCGGGCGCGATGGGTGAGGCGGCGGCCCGGATCGGGGGCGAGCGCGGCCGGATCCTCGCGGCGGAGGCGCACGGCCGGGTGCTGAACATGGTCGCGGCGCTGATCACCATCGTGCGCGGGCGGCCGATGGACGACCACGAGCAGTCGGTGCTGTCCGCCTGTCTGCACCATCTCGCGGAGCGTACGAAGCCGGGGCGGGCGCCGATCCTGCCGGATCTGCTGAACGTGCTGGACGAGGGCCCGGACCGGGTCCGCGCGGTGACCCTGGACCGCGGCGACGTGGCCCGCTACCAGGAGGCCGTCGACCCGCTGCACCGCTCGCTGCTCGGCGTGCTCGACGGGCCGCTCGGCGACACCTTCGCCACCGAGACGTCGACCCGGATCGACCCCGACGCGCCCGCCGTGTGCGTGGACATCTCCCGGATCGGCGAGGCGGACACCCAGCTCACGGCCGCCGCGATGCTCGCGGCCTGGTCGGACGGACTCGGCACGGTGGCCGCCGCGCACGCGCTCGCGGACGCCGGGCTCGCCCCGCAGCGCTGGTTCTTCACCGTCCTCGACGAACTGTGGCGCCCGCTGCGGGCCGCCTCGGGCATCGTGGAACGGATCGACGCGCTGACCCGGCTGAACCGTTCGCTGGGGCTCGGCGACGCGAAGATCACCCACACCCTGAAGGACGCCGAGGCCCTCGGCAGCGAGTCCGACCGCGCCAAGGCGCGCGGCTTCGTGGAGCGGGCGGGCATGGTCGTCTGCGCCGGTCTCCCCCGCTCGGAGATGCGGGAACTCGGCGAGATCGTCGGCATGTCGGAACGCGAGATCGAGCTCGTGTCGTCCTGGTCGTCGCCGCCCGGCTGGGCCAGCAGCGGCGGCAACGAGGAGCCGCCCGGACGCGGACGCTTCCTGATCAAGGTGGGCGGGCGCCCCGGCATCCCGATCAAGGTGTCCATCACCGACACCGAACGCGCCCTGCACAACACGAACACCCGCTGGTCGGAGGCGGGCAAGCCGTCTCTGCACAAGAATCCCGGCGCACATTCCAGCCAGTTCGGGGGAAGTTCCAGCCCGTCCGGCGTTTGA
- a CDS encoding TraM recognition domain-containing protein translates to MSSTRGTGPGTGEDLLPWIVPGAAFLVGITFFGAWLGGTLGAAVSGAGWHPPPFALSTLATLVKKGPGPVWPTASPTALTAGMATVFGTVVAVIVVLITLVRRRFTAPTGLAGRKELAGLLPKGAARRARRLRPGLAKLGKVTPDDTGNLIGDLAPRGPELRSSYEDVELDLMAPRAGKSTGIAVPRVLRARGSVLLTSNKADVYSVTRAERERVGRVWTFDPQGIAHTPRALWWDMLADAATIEGARRLAGHFVGAVNDDASRRDFWISAAQNTLTALFHAAHLGERRIAEVLGWLADPADRTPVDLLRDAGMTALADQLQGTVQGAVETRDGIYETARQCAACLLDPSIAAWVTPDPALPQFFPDRHVLSRDTLYLLSKDGGGSAAGVVAAAADSVLRAGVVAAERMGGRLEPPMTAVLDEAANVCRISDLPDLYSHFGSRGINIATLLQSYRQGSRVWGEAGMDALWSAATIKLLGAGLDDADFVEKVSRLVGDHDVSTVSWSKGRDGRSRSTSYRLERILPADRIRALPKGTALLLATGIRPALVRLRPWYAEPGADRIATAAQAEVRAITTRAAERITTR, encoded by the coding sequence ATGAGCAGCACACGCGGGACAGGACCCGGAACCGGGGAGGACCTCCTCCCCTGGATCGTGCCGGGCGCGGCCTTCCTCGTAGGCATCACCTTCTTCGGCGCGTGGCTGGGCGGAACCCTGGGCGCGGCGGTGAGCGGCGCCGGCTGGCACCCGCCGCCGTTCGCCCTGTCCACCCTCGCCACCCTGGTGAAGAAGGGTCCCGGCCCGGTGTGGCCGACGGCCTCACCGACCGCGCTCACCGCGGGCATGGCCACGGTCTTCGGCACCGTCGTGGCCGTGATCGTCGTACTGATCACGCTCGTACGGCGCCGGTTCACCGCGCCCACCGGTCTCGCCGGCCGCAAGGAACTGGCCGGCCTCCTGCCCAAGGGCGCCGCGCGGCGGGCACGCCGGCTCCGGCCGGGGCTGGCCAAACTGGGGAAGGTCACCCCGGACGACACCGGGAACCTGATCGGCGACCTGGCACCCCGCGGCCCCGAACTCCGTTCCAGCTACGAGGACGTCGAGCTCGACCTGATGGCGCCCCGCGCGGGCAAGTCCACCGGTATCGCCGTGCCGCGCGTCCTGCGGGCCCGCGGCAGCGTGCTGCTGACCTCGAACAAGGCGGACGTGTACAGCGTGACCCGCGCGGAACGTGAACGCGTGGGCCGGGTCTGGACGTTCGACCCCCAGGGCATCGCCCACACCCCGCGCGCCCTGTGGTGGGACATGCTCGCCGACGCCGCCACGATCGAGGGCGCCCGCCGGCTGGCCGGGCACTTCGTCGGCGCGGTCAACGACGACGCGTCCCGCCGGGACTTCTGGATCTCGGCCGCCCAGAACACCCTCACCGCCCTCTTCCACGCGGCCCACCTCGGCGAGCGGCGGATCGCCGAGGTGCTCGGCTGGCTGGCCGACCCCGCCGACCGCACCCCTGTCGACCTGCTGCGCGACGCCGGGATGACGGCCCTCGCGGACCAGTTGCAGGGCACGGTGCAGGGCGCGGTGGAGACCCGGGACGGCATCTACGAGACCGCCCGGCAGTGTGCGGCCTGTCTGCTCGACCCCTCGATCGCGGCGTGGGTGACCCCGGACCCGGCGCTGCCGCAGTTCTTCCCCGACCGGCACGTCCTGTCCCGCGACACGCTCTATCTGCTCTCCAAGGACGGCGGCGGCTCGGCGGCCGGTGTCGTCGCGGCGGCCGCGGACTCCGTGCTGCGCGCGGGGGTCGTCGCCGCCGAACGGATGGGCGGACGCCTCGAACCGCCGATGACGGCGGTCCTCGACGAGGCGGCGAACGTCTGCCGGATCTCCGATCTCCCCGACCTGTACTCGCACTTCGGCTCCCGGGGCATCAACATCGCGACGCTGCTCCAGAGTTACCGGCAGGGCTCGCGGGTGTGGGGTGAGGCCGGCATGGACGCGCTCTGGTCGGCCGCCACCATCAAGCTGCTCGGCGCGGGCCTGGACGACGCCGACTTCGTGGAGAAGGTCTCCCGGCTGGTCGGCGACCACGACGTGTCGACGGTCAGCTGGTCCAAGGGCAGGGACGGGCGGTCCCGGTCGACCTCGTACCGCCTGGAACGCATCCTGCCCGCCGACCGCATTCGCGCGCTGCCCAAGGGCACCGCCCTGCTCCTGGCCACCGGCATCAGGCCCGCCCTGGTCCGGCTCCGCCCCTGGTACGCCGAACCGGGCGCCGACCGTATCGCGACGGCGGCCCAGGCCGAGGTGAGGGCCATCACCACCCGCGCCGCCGAGCGGATCACGACGCGATGA
- a CDS encoding zeta toxin family protein yields the protein MTTGERPEAGLRPEYRALYRELQTRMSPGGDLAPGDGDTFGQFRHGALWTPERERMHAAVLEEFTARCAGLPRDGHAALLTAGAPGAGKGGALRGLARWQGQDDELGRALNRVHGIDVRDYVVLDPDDFKVALFEHGGLPRLPPHALELSGGRRLSPSETASLTHRESAFLQGAFEQWARAEGYNLLYDATLRDQRWNEKLLGDLRADGYTRRVLLSVEVPVGQCLAQNAGRWQHGRTEFDAGRDRYGGRMAPEAMIEDLYARSTSGRGFSVGRENAEKLVGNGLATALITSERGTFTAGRGSGTTAAPVSGLGASPEHRQGDATVRVTTAARLRSGGGSSAPAAGRTPANRGTPTAPGTAPPAAPAVPGAAPRPPRTP from the coding sequence ATGACCACGGGCGAGCGGCCGGAGGCGGGGCTGAGACCTGAATACCGCGCGCTGTACCGGGAGTTGCAGACCCGGATGTCACCCGGCGGCGATCTCGCGCCGGGCGACGGGGACACGTTCGGGCAGTTCCGGCACGGTGCGCTGTGGACACCGGAGCGCGAGCGGATGCACGCCGCCGTCCTGGAGGAGTTCACGGCCCGCTGCGCGGGCCTGCCGCGCGACGGGCACGCCGCGCTGCTCACCGCCGGAGCGCCCGGCGCCGGAAAGGGCGGCGCGCTGCGCGGACTCGCCCGGTGGCAGGGGCAGGACGACGAACTGGGCCGCGCCCTGAACCGGGTGCACGGCATCGACGTACGCGACTATGTGGTCCTGGACCCGGACGACTTCAAGGTGGCGCTCTTCGAGCACGGCGGACTGCCTCGACTTCCGCCGCATGCGCTTGAGTTGTCGGGCGGGCGAAGGCTCTCGCCGTCCGAGACGGCCTCGCTCACGCACCGCGAGTCGGCGTTTCTGCAAGGGGCCTTCGAGCAGTGGGCGCGCGCCGAGGGCTACAACCTCCTCTACGACGCGACCCTGCGCGACCAGCGCTGGAACGAGAAGCTCCTCGGTGATCTGCGCGCCGACGGCTACACCAGGCGCGTCCTGCTCTCGGTCGAGGTCCCCGTCGGGCAGTGCCTCGCGCAGAACGCCGGCCGCTGGCAGCACGGCCGCACGGAGTTCGACGCGGGGCGCGACCGGTACGGCGGCCGGATGGCCCCCGAGGCCATGATCGAGGACCTGTACGCGCGGAGCACGTCGGGGCGGGGCTTCTCCGTCGGCCGCGAGAACGCGGAGAAGCTGGTCGGGAACGGACTGGCCACCGCGCTGATCACCTCCGAGCGGGGCACGTTCACCGCCGGACGCGGATCGGGCACGACGGCGGCCCCGGTGTCCGGGCTCGGCGCCTCACCCGAGCACCGGCAGGGCGACGCCACCGTCCGGGTCACCACCGCGGCACGCCTGCGGTCGGGCGGCGGGAGCTCCGCCCCGGCCGCCGGACGGACGCCGGCCAACCGCGGTACGCCGACCGCACCCGGCACCGCGCCCCCGGCCGCTCCGGCCGTGCCGGGCGCCGCGCCCCGGCCCCCTCGGACACCGTGA
- a CDS encoding ABC transporter ATP-binding protein, whose translation MEELSARGAGGVGAVSAEDAAIATRALSKRYRGGQLAVDGLDLTVPTGSVFGFLGPNGSGKTTTIRMLMGLIEPTSGTARVLGRPMPRSARAVLPHVGALIEGPALYGFLSGRDNLVRYDAADPTADPRTRRTRVAHALDRVGLTAAAGKRAKAYSLGMKQRLGLAAALLQPRRLLVLDEPTNGLDPQGMREIRSLVRELASDGTTVFLSSHLLDEIEQVCTHAAVMAQGRLIVQGPVADLAAGARGRLVVTTPDAGDAARVLKEQGVADLVMTETGVTAEPPDRELAELNAALVTAGVRVRGFGVERASLEDAFVALTGEGFDVAG comes from the coding sequence ATGGAGGAGCTGTCCGCGCGTGGAGCGGGAGGTGTGGGCGCCGTGTCCGCCGAGGACGCGGCGATCGCCACCCGCGCGCTGAGCAAGCGGTACCGCGGCGGACAGCTCGCCGTCGACGGCCTGGACCTGACCGTGCCGACGGGCAGCGTCTTCGGCTTCCTGGGGCCGAACGGCTCGGGCAAGACCACCACCATCCGCATGCTGATGGGCCTGATCGAGCCGACCTCGGGCACGGCCCGTGTGCTGGGGCGGCCCATGCCCCGGTCCGCGCGGGCCGTGCTCCCGCACGTAGGGGCGCTGATCGAGGGGCCCGCGCTCTACGGCTTCCTCTCCGGGCGGGACAACCTCGTCCGGTACGACGCCGCCGACCCGACGGCAGATCCCCGTACCCGGCGGACACGCGTCGCGCACGCCCTCGACCGGGTCGGGCTGACCGCCGCGGCGGGCAAGAGGGCGAAGGCGTACTCCCTGGGCATGAAGCAGCGGCTCGGTCTCGCGGCCGCACTGCTCCAGCCCCGGCGGCTGCTCGTCCTGGACGAGCCGACCAACGGTCTCGATCCCCAGGGCATGCGCGAGATCCGCTCGCTGGTGCGGGAGTTGGCCTCCGACGGCACGACCGTCTTCCTCTCCTCGCACCTCCTCGACGAGATCGAGCAGGTCTGCACCCATGCGGCCGTGATGGCCCAGGGACGGCTCATCGTCCAGGGCCCGGTGGCCGACCTCGCGGCGGGCGCGCGGGGCCGACTGGTGGTGACCACGCCGGACGCGGGGGACGCGGCGCGGGTCCTCAAGGAGCAGGGGGTCGCCGATCTCGTCATGACCGAGACGGGAGTGACCGCGGAGCCGCCCGACCGCGAACTGGCCGAACTGAACGCCGCGTTGGTCACGGCGGGCGTCCGGGTCCGCGGCTTCGGGGTCGAACGCGCCTCGCTGGAGGACGCGTTCGTGGCACTGACAGGGGAAGGTTTCGATGTCGCGGGCTGA